From one Geoalkalibacter halelectricus genomic stretch:
- the aroC gene encoding chorismate synthase — MSSTFGTLFKVSTFGESHGKGVGAIVDGCPPGMELRAADIQHQLDRRRPGQSKMATDRQEADQVTILSGVEFDKTLGTPIGLLVANKDQRPGDYGDMDQVPRPSHADYTYQMKYGIRASSGGGRSSARETIGRVAAGAIAEKYLREACGVEIVAWVSAVGRIEAGDVDSARVTRDEVDAHVVRCPDVGAAKAMEAEVLQARSDHDSIGGVVSCVCRKVPTGLGEPVFDKLEALLAQAMLSLPASKGFEIGSGFAGARMRGSVHNDPFVRKGDRLGTLTNYSGGVQGGISNGEDVVFRVAFKPVATIGLAQTTVGMDGREVVLEAKGRHDPCVVPRAVPIVESMTALVLMDLLLRQRARRDIF; from the coding sequence ATGTCGAGCACGTTCGGTACCCTGTTCAAGGTCTCAACTTTCGGAGAATCCCACGGCAAGGGAGTCGGGGCCATCGTCGACGGCTGCCCGCCGGGCATGGAATTGCGCGCCGCCGATATCCAGCACCAGCTCGACCGCCGCCGCCCCGGGCAGAGCAAGATGGCTACGGATCGCCAGGAGGCGGATCAGGTAACAATTCTTTCGGGCGTGGAATTCGACAAGACTCTGGGTACGCCCATCGGTTTGCTGGTCGCCAACAAGGATCAGCGACCCGGCGATTACGGCGACATGGATCAGGTGCCGCGACCCTCCCATGCCGACTACACCTATCAGATGAAATACGGCATCCGCGCCTCCAGCGGCGGCGGGCGCTCGAGCGCGCGCGAGACCATCGGGCGAGTGGCGGCCGGGGCGATCGCGGAAAAATATCTGCGCGAAGCCTGCGGGGTCGAGATCGTCGCCTGGGTCAGCGCCGTGGGCCGCATCGAGGCCGGTGACGTCGACAGCGCCCGGGTGACGCGCGACGAAGTCGATGCCCATGTGGTGCGCTGCCCGGATGTGGGCGCGGCCAAGGCCATGGAGGCCGAGGTCCTGCAGGCGCGCAGCGATCATGACTCCATCGGCGGGGTGGTCAGTTGCGTGTGCCGCAAGGTTCCGACGGGATTGGGCGAGCCGGTGTTCGACAAGCTTGAAGCGCTGCTCGCCCAGGCCATGCTGTCGCTGCCGGCGAGCAAGGGTTTTGAGATCGGCTCGGGTTTCGCGGGGGCGCGCATGCGTGGTTCGGTCCACAACGATCCTTTCGTGCGCAAGGGCGATCGTCTCGGGACGCTGACCAACTACAGCGGCGGCGTGCAGGGGGGGATCAGCAACGGCGAGGACGTCGTCTTTCGCGTGGCGTTCAAGCCGGTGGCCACCATCGGCCTGGCGCAGACCACCGTGGGCATGGACGGCCGCGAGGTGGTGCTGGAAGCCAAGGGTCGCCATGATCCCTGCGTGGTGCCGCGGGCGGTGCCCATCGTCGAGAGCATGACCGCCCTGGTGCTGATGGATCTGCTGTTGCGCCAGCGGGCGCGGCGGGACATCTTTTGA
- a CDS encoding MFS transporter, with protein sequence MTRVAGKLSPTQVVALLCVAEVLSMTGFATYPALLPTLRAEWGLNNSQAGLISGIFFAGYMAATPILVGLTDRIDTRRIYLFATLLACVGSLGFALFAQGLVSAMIFQALVGAGLAGTYMPGLRLLTEHFRGAVPSRGVAFYTATFGLGTTGSLLLAGALQPFGWQWVFLAAALGPMIAGPLVFISFPPSPPAPSGAPPGLLFDFRPVFRNRPAMGYILGYAAHCWELFGLRSWLPAFFAFSLGLSATQGGFWFGAAALAAWINLIGPAASIFGNEAAVRRGRKPVVLTVMAASGILACLVGFSAPLPIIIVFILMAIYFLLVMGDSAALTAGLVAAAEPGRKGASLALHSLMGFGAGFLAPLAFGLVLDLAGGSESVIAWGLAYASLGAWSLFGVAWMLARRRRSARVV encoded by the coding sequence TTGACGCGGGTTGCCGGAAAGCTGTCCCCCACCCAGGTGGTTGCGCTGTTGTGTGTCGCCGAAGTTCTTAGCATGACGGGGTTTGCCACCTATCCGGCGCTGTTGCCGACGCTGCGCGCCGAGTGGGGCCTGAACAATTCCCAGGCGGGATTGATCAGCGGCATTTTTTTCGCCGGTTACATGGCCGCGACGCCGATCCTGGTGGGGCTGACGGATCGCATCGATACGCGCCGCATCTATCTGTTCGCCACCTTGCTGGCCTGCGTCGGCAGCCTCGGCTTTGCCCTGTTCGCCCAGGGGCTGGTGTCGGCGATGATTTTTCAGGCCTTGGTCGGGGCCGGCCTGGCCGGTACCTACATGCCCGGGCTGCGATTGCTCACCGAGCATTTTCGTGGTGCGGTGCCCAGCCGCGGGGTGGCCTTTTATACTGCTACCTTCGGCCTGGGCACCACCGGCTCCCTGCTGCTGGCCGGGGCCCTGCAACCTTTCGGCTGGCAGTGGGTGTTCCTGGCCGCCGCCTTGGGCCCCATGATTGCCGGCCCCCTGGTTTTTATCAGTTTTCCCCCCAGCCCTCCCGCCCCCAGCGGCGCCCCGCCCGGTCTGTTGTTCGATTTTCGTCCGGTGTTTCGCAACCGCCCGGCGATGGGTTACATCCTCGGATACGCCGCGCATTGCTGGGAGCTGTTCGGTCTGCGTTCCTGGCTGCCGGCTTTTTTCGCCTTCAGCCTGGGGCTGTCCGCCACCCAGGGCGGTTTCTGGTTCGGCGCCGCGGCCCTGGCGGCCTGGATCAACCTGATCGGCCCCGCGGCCAGCATTTTCGGCAACGAGGCCGCCGTGCGCCGCGGCCGCAAGCCCGTGGTACTGACCGTGATGGCGGCATCGGGCATCCTGGCCTGCCTGGTCGGTTTCAGCGCGCCGCTGCCCATCATCATCGTCTTTATCCTGATGGCGATTTATTTTCTGCTCGTCATGGGCGATTCGGCCGCTTTGACCGCGGGCCTGGTCGCCGCCGCCGAGCCGGGACGCAAGGGCGCGTCCCTGGCGCTGCATTCCCTGATGGGATTCGGCGCCGGGTTTCTCGCCCCGCTGGCGTTTGGTCTGGTGCTCGATCTGGCCGGCGGCAGTGAATCGGTGATCGCCTGGGGGCTGGCCTATGCGTCCCTGGGCGCCTGGTCGCTGTTCGGCGTGGCCTGGATGCTTGCGCGGCGGCGTCGATCGGCTAGAGTTGTCTGA